Proteins from a genomic interval of bacterium:
- a CDS encoding PIN domain-containing protein, with protein MRIILEADSILGLIDFCKGNCADLITSDILRYEIRNCQNIIRREYAEDVLKKAGVDVPLTEEIRKRAVELEGLGFRGVDALHLASAEAGNADFFCTCDDEIVKKAKSKKVCKIKALLPTDIIKEINL; from the coding sequence ACTTGAAGCTGACTCAATACTCGGGCTGATAGATTTTTGTAAGGGGAATTGCGCTGATTTGATTACTTCGGATATTCTGAGATATGAAATCAGAAACTGTCAGAACATTATCAGACGGGAATATGCTGAAGATGTCCTTAAAAAAGCCGGAGTGGATGTACCTCTTACAGAAGAAATCAGAAAACGTGCGGTTGAATTGGAAGGATTGGGATTCAGAGGAGTTGACGCTTTGCATTTGGCTTCTGCGGAAGCAGGCAATGCCGATTTCTTTTGTACCTGCGATGACGAAATCGTTAAAAAGGCAAAGTCAAAGAAAGTGTGCAAAATAAAAGCGCTTTTACCGACAGATATAATAAAGGAGATTAACTTATGA